One Streptomyces lincolnensis genomic region harbors:
- a CDS encoding MFS transporter: MTAIVESPTRTSHRTYSRWASLVVLCAGTLMTILDGNIVTVAMPAIQSDLGFSGPGLAWVVNAYLIPFGGLLLLVGRLGDLVGRKRMFTAGLAVFTAASVLCGVATGPGMLIAARALQGVGGAMTAAVVLGMLVALFPEPREQARAIAVFSAVGAAGGALGTFLGGALTQALNWHWIFLINLPIGVVAWLAAVRILTPDRGEGLRRGADYPGSALVTGALMLTVYAIVGAGDRGLAATLLLGALALTLFVAFTVRQARAARPLLRLRMFGSRLLTGANAVQVLMIATMYGFQFIGTLYLQRVLGYGELLTGTAFLPAPIAIGVLMLGLSARTIGRFGAHRVLLAGLALITVGMALLGRAPADGSYLTDVLPPLLLLSVGFAAAMPALTGLAMSGAREEDAGLASGLFNTTQVVGGSLGLAVLSVLAAARTEGLLAGGTDLVPATAEGYQLAFRVATAIAAAALALAAAVLRPGSGGTGRG; the protein is encoded by the coding sequence ATGACGGCCATCGTCGAGTCCCCGACCCGAACCTCGCACCGAACGTACTCCCGCTGGGCATCCCTGGTCGTCCTGTGCGCGGGAACCCTGATGACGATCCTCGACGGCAACATCGTCACGGTCGCCATGCCGGCGATCCAGAGCGACCTCGGTTTCTCGGGGCCGGGGCTCGCCTGGGTGGTCAACGCCTATCTGATCCCGTTCGGCGGGCTGCTGTTGCTGGTGGGCCGGCTCGGCGATCTGGTGGGCCGCAAGCGGATGTTCACGGCCGGGCTCGCAGTGTTCACCGCGGCCTCGGTGCTGTGCGGGGTGGCGACCGGCCCGGGCATGCTGATCGCGGCGCGTGCCCTCCAGGGCGTCGGCGGGGCGATGACGGCGGCCGTCGTGCTCGGCATGCTCGTCGCGTTGTTCCCGGAGCCTCGGGAACAGGCCCGCGCCATCGCGGTGTTCAGCGCGGTCGGCGCGGCGGGCGGGGCGCTCGGGACGTTCCTCGGCGGGGCGCTCACCCAGGCCCTGAACTGGCACTGGATCTTCCTGATCAACCTGCCGATCGGCGTCGTCGCCTGGCTGGCGGCGGTCCGGATCCTGACCCCGGACCGCGGCGAGGGCCTCCGCAGGGGCGCCGACTACCCGGGGTCGGCCCTGGTCACCGGCGCCCTGATGCTCACGGTGTACGCCATCGTCGGCGCCGGCGACCGCGGCCTCGCCGCGACCCTGCTGCTGGGCGCGCTCGCGCTCACCTTGTTCGTCGCGTTCACCGTCCGCCAGGCCCGCGCCGCCCGTCCGCTGCTGCGGCTGAGGATGTTCGGTTCCCGTCTGCTGACCGGCGCGAACGCCGTCCAGGTCCTGATGATCGCGACGATGTACGGCTTCCAGTTCATCGGCACGCTCTACCTCCAACGCGTCCTCGGCTACGGCGAGTTGCTCACCGGTACGGCGTTCCTCCCGGCCCCGATCGCGATCGGCGTGCTCATGCTCGGCCTGTCCGCGCGGACCATCGGCCGGTTCGGCGCCCACCGGGTGCTGCTGGCGGGGCTCGCACTGATCACCGTGGGCATGGCCCTGCTGGGCCGGGCCCCCGCCGACGGTTCGTACCTCACCGACGTCCTCCCGCCGTTGCTCCTGCTCTCCGTCGGCTTCGCCGCCGCGATGCCCGCCCTGACCGGGCTCGCCATGTCGGGCGCCCGCGAGGAGGACGCGGGACTCGCCTCGGGCCTGTTCAACACCACCCAGGTGGTGGGCGGTTCCCTGGGCCTGGCAGTCCTCTCCGTCCTGGCCGCCGCCCGGACCGAGGGACTCCTCGCCGGAGGCACGGACCTCGTCCCGGCCACAGCCGAGGGCTACCAGCTCGCCTTCCGCGTGGCGACGGCGATCGCGGCGGCAGCGCTGGCACTGGCCGCGGCGGTCCTGCGGCCGGGCTCCGGCGGGACGGGCCGCGGCTGA
- a CDS encoding winged helix-turn-helix transcriptional regulator, with protein sequence MSQRNTGVTPQVVNAHACPVREVLDRVSGKWSVQILVAAAHGPIRFTELERGIEGISRRMLTLTLRNLERDGLVTRTVHPTVPPRVEYELTPVARELHETLQRLTDWAERNRVYIAEARAAYDGEREPEPADA encoded by the coding sequence ATGTCCCAGAGGAACACCGGTGTTACCCCGCAGGTCGTGAACGCGCACGCGTGCCCGGTCCGTGAGGTTCTTGACAGGGTCTCCGGCAAATGGAGCGTCCAGATCCTCGTCGCCGCCGCCCACGGACCCATCCGCTTCACCGAGTTGGAGCGCGGCATCGAGGGCATCAGCCGCCGCATGCTCACCCTGACCCTGCGCAACCTGGAGCGCGACGGCCTCGTCACACGCACCGTGCATCCCACGGTCCCGCCCCGGGTGGAGTACGAACTGACCCCGGTGGCCCGGGAGTTGCACGAGACCCTGCAACGCCTGACCGACTGGGCCGAGCGGAACAGGGTCTACATCGCCGAGGCGCGCGCGGCCTACGACGGCGAGCGCGAACCGGAGCCGGCGGACGCGTAG
- a CDS encoding acyl-CoA thioesterase encodes MSEAFAVPVTVRGYETDVQGHLNQSVYINYAEHARWSLLQAAGISQSGLIGSGVGPVALETTIRYRRELIAGDEVQVTCHFTWSEGKTFTIEQTIRKTDGTVAAEITAVGGLLDLKERRLVADPREHFKELASDPGLFGL; translated from the coding sequence GTGTCCGAAGCGTTTGCCGTCCCGGTGACCGTCCGTGGCTACGAGACGGACGTCCAGGGCCACCTCAACCAGAGCGTGTACATCAACTACGCCGAGCACGCTCGCTGGTCACTGCTCCAGGCCGCCGGGATCAGCCAGTCCGGCCTCATCGGCAGCGGTGTCGGCCCGGTCGCCCTGGAGACCACCATCCGTTACCGGCGGGAGCTGATCGCGGGCGACGAGGTCCAGGTGACCTGCCACTTCACCTGGAGTGAGGGGAAGACCTTCACGATCGAGCAGACGATACGCAAGACCGACGGCACGGTGGCGGCCGAGATCACGGCCGTCGGCGGCCTGCTGGACCTCAAGGAGCGGCGGCTGGTGGCCGACCCGCGCGAGCACTTCAAGGAACTGGCGTCGGACCCGGGCCTGTTCGGCCTCTGA
- a CDS encoding pyridoxal phosphate-dependent aminotransferase, whose product MEFRQSNKLSEVCYEIRGPVIEHADALEKAGHSVLRLNTGNPALFGFEAPEEILQDMIRMLPQAHGYTDSRGVLSARRAVAGRYQTLGLDVGVDDVFLGNGISELISMAVQALVEDGDEILIPAPDFPLWTAVTTLSGGKAVHYLCDEQADWYPDLDDMASKITDRTKAVVIINPNNPTGAVYPKEIIEGILDLARRHGLMVFADEIYDQILYDDAVHHSVAALAPDLVVLTFCGLSKTYRVAGFRSGWLVVTGPKQHARNYLEGLTMLASMRLCANAPAQYAIQAALGGRQSIHELTAPGGRLHEQRDVAWEKLNEIPGVSCVKPKGSLYAFPRLDPKVHKIHDDEKFVLDLLLREKIQVVQGTGFNWPTPDHFRILTLPHADDLEAAIGRIGRFLSGYRQ is encoded by the coding sequence ATGGAGTTCCGGCAGTCGAACAAGCTCAGCGAGGTCTGCTACGAGATCCGCGGCCCGGTGATCGAGCACGCCGACGCACTGGAGAAGGCGGGGCACAGCGTGCTCCGACTCAACACCGGCAACCCCGCGCTGTTCGGCTTCGAGGCGCCGGAGGAGATCCTCCAGGACATGATCCGGATGCTCCCGCAGGCGCACGGCTACACCGACTCGCGCGGTGTCCTCTCCGCCCGGCGGGCCGTGGCGGGGCGCTACCAGACGCTCGGCCTGGACGTCGGCGTCGACGACGTGTTCCTCGGCAACGGCATCTCCGAGCTGATCTCGATGGCCGTACAGGCGCTGGTCGAGGACGGCGACGAGATCCTCATCCCGGCTCCGGACTTCCCGCTGTGGACGGCGGTGACAACGCTCTCCGGGGGCAAGGCGGTTCACTACCTCTGCGACGAACAGGCCGACTGGTACCCGGACCTGGACGACATGGCGTCGAAGATCACGGACCGCACCAAGGCCGTGGTCATCATCAACCCCAACAACCCGACCGGCGCGGTCTATCCGAAGGAGATCATCGAGGGCATCCTCGATCTCGCCCGCCGGCACGGCCTGATGGTCTTCGCCGACGAGATCTACGACCAGATCCTCTACGACGACGCCGTGCACCACTCGGTCGCCGCGCTCGCCCCCGACCTGGTCGTCCTGACCTTCTGCGGGCTGTCCAAGACGTACCGGGTGGCGGGCTTCCGCTCGGGCTGGCTGGTCGTCACCGGCCCGAAGCAGCACGCCAGGAACTACCTGGAGGGGCTGACCATGCTGGCCTCCATGCGCCTGTGCGCCAACGCGCCCGCCCAGTACGCCATCCAGGCCGCGCTCGGCGGCCGCCAGTCCATCCACGAGCTCACCGCGCCGGGCGGACGCCTGCACGAACAGCGCGACGTGGCCTGGGAGAAGCTCAACGAGATCCCCGGCGTGTCCTGCGTGAAGCCGAAGGGCTCCCTCTACGCCTTCCCCCGCCTCGACCCCAAGGTCCACAAGATCCACGACGACGAGAAGTTCGTCCTGGACCTCCTCCTGCGCGAAAAGATCCAGGTCGTCCAGGGCACGGGCTTCAACTGGCCGACCCCTGATCACTTCCGCATCCTGACCCTGCCCCACGCGGACGACCTGGAGGCGGCGATCGGGCGGATCGGGCGGTTCCTGAGCGGGTACCGGCAGTAG
- a CDS encoding winged helix-turn-helix transcriptional regulator, translated as MSPRRSYDQYCSAARALDVVGDRWTLLIVRELLAGPRRYTDLHADLPGVSTDVLASRLKDMERDGLTTRRRLPPPGAAYVYELTGRGRELQPVLQALGAWGQPELGERRPTDAVRAHWFALPLLRALEGTGLVEVRLEEGDFHLYVGATDGPAYGEGPAPEDPDARLVMDNGICTAISRGDVSLADAVRAGRVEVTGDGTLAKALREA; from the coding sequence ATGTCACCTCGCCGAAGCTACGACCAGTACTGTTCCGCCGCCCGGGCGCTCGACGTCGTCGGCGACCGCTGGACTCTTCTGATCGTCCGGGAGCTGCTGGCCGGCCCGCGCCGCTACACCGACCTGCACGCCGACCTCCCCGGCGTCAGCACGGACGTACTCGCCTCCCGGCTGAAGGACATGGAACGCGACGGACTGACGACCCGCCGCCGGCTGCCGCCTCCCGGAGCGGCCTACGTCTACGAACTCACCGGCCGGGGGCGGGAGTTGCAGCCTGTGCTCCAGGCCCTGGGGGCTTGGGGGCAGCCCGAGCTGGGTGAGCGCCGGCCCACCGACGCCGTACGCGCCCACTGGTTCGCCCTGCCCCTGCTGCGGGCGCTGGAGGGTACGGGCCTGGTGGAAGTCCGGCTGGAGGAGGGGGACTTCCACCTGTACGTCGGCGCCACGGACGGCCCGGCCTACGGCGAGGGACCCGCGCCCGAGGACCCCGACGCGCGGCTGGTGATGGACAACGGCATCTGTACGGCCATCAGCCGCGGGGACGTGAGCCTGGCGGACGCGGTGCGGGCCGGCCGGGTCGAGGTGACCGGCGACGGGACGCTCGCCAAAGCGCTGCGCGAGGCGTGA
- a CDS encoding VWA domain-containing protein, with protein MITSKRLAAGVCALVAALTAGLALPAAAHAGEPSGEATPQVDLVLDVSGSMRERDIDGGTRMAAAKQAFNEVLDATPQEVRLGIRTLGANYPGDNQKTGCKDTAQLYPVSTLDRTEAKTAVATLSPTGWTPIGPALLAAAGDFTDGASSKRIVLISDGEDTCAPLDPCEVAREIAAKGIGLTIDTLGLVPNTKMRQQLSCIAEATGGTYTSVEHTDELTDKVNQLVDRAADPVVTPVATEGATTCAQAPTLKSGLYTDREEFGQQRWYRVDVGPGQELRASVSVAADRAVNPGYGVLLRAVTVHGREIVRGEAAGDGRTDVISTGLRYPKAESDSDDEAPAESVCLQLTHAFSAAAGVKTTPGLPLELTVDVVDGPSQAGDVASFGLGRGWWLLGALVLTGFLAGLLWGWLSRWRLAVWRTN; from the coding sequence ATGATCACAAGTAAACGGCTGGCGGCGGGCGTGTGCGCCCTGGTCGCCGCCCTGACGGCCGGGCTCGCCCTCCCGGCCGCGGCCCACGCCGGTGAACCCAGCGGTGAGGCCACCCCTCAGGTCGACCTGGTCCTCGACGTGAGCGGCTCGATGCGGGAGCGGGACATCGACGGCGGCACCCGGATGGCGGCGGCGAAGCAGGCCTTCAACGAGGTGCTGGACGCGACCCCGCAGGAGGTCCGGCTCGGCATCCGGACCCTGGGCGCCAACTACCCGGGGGACAACCAGAAGACGGGGTGCAAGGACACCGCGCAGCTGTACCCGGTCAGCACGCTGGACCGCACCGAGGCCAAGACGGCGGTGGCGACCCTCTCCCCCACCGGCTGGACCCCGATCGGCCCGGCGCTGCTCGCGGCCGCCGGCGACTTCACCGACGGCGCGAGTTCCAAGCGGATCGTGCTGATCAGCGACGGCGAGGACACCTGCGCGCCGCTCGACCCGTGCGAGGTGGCCCGCGAGATCGCCGCCAAGGGCATCGGACTGACCATCGACACCCTCGGCCTGGTCCCCAACACCAAGATGCGGCAGCAGCTCAGCTGCATCGCGGAGGCGACCGGCGGTACCTACACGTCGGTCGAGCACACCGACGAACTCACCGACAAGGTCAACCAGTTGGTGGACCGCGCGGCCGACCCGGTGGTGACGCCGGTGGCGACCGAGGGCGCGACGACCTGCGCGCAGGCGCCGACACTGAAGTCCGGCCTGTACACCGACCGCGAGGAGTTCGGGCAGCAGCGCTGGTACCGGGTGGACGTCGGGCCCGGCCAGGAGCTGCGGGCCTCGGTGAGCGTGGCGGCCGACCGGGCGGTGAACCCGGGTTACGGGGTGCTGCTCAGGGCGGTCACCGTGCACGGCCGGGAGATCGTGCGCGGCGAGGCGGCGGGCGACGGCCGTACGGATGTGATCTCCACGGGCCTGCGCTACCCGAAGGCGGAGAGCGACTCCGACGACGAGGCGCCGGCGGAGTCCGTGTGCCTCCAGCTCACCCACGCCTTCTCGGCGGCCGCCGGGGTGAAGACCACGCCCGGTCTGCCGCTGGAGCTGACCGTCGACGTGGTGGACGGGCCGTCACAGGCGGGCGACGTGGCCTCCTTCGGCCTCGGACGCGGCTGGTGGCTACTCGGCGCGCTCGTCCTGACCGGCTTCCTCGCCGGTCTGCTGTGGGGCTGGCTGTCGCGCTGGCGGCTCGCGGTCTGGAGGACCAACTGA
- a CDS encoding IucA/IucC family protein, whose product MHRPPTAEAEVAAELAVVRPGLVPRYSAGLPGARAAVLTRLWRALSHEPLPWVAGRDPGPEGLTLRLGDGRRLHGPAPDPYATAAYVTAVRLDEVTYDDPARLMTDLAVAHGTAFATELDHSVASLALSRAGQEPLAAAWPVTDWEWEQRVVDGHPYHPNCRSRPGFSVAEQLAYGPEHGPLVRLGLLPVPAGECLVTGVWPSELRDGERMLVPVHPWQEEHVLKRSCERGVAAHPLMSLRTLALPDGPHVKTALSARLTSSVRDISVYSISLSATLSAFAETLAARLDGLLHFTRTEGAITADSPDLAAVLRESPQMYAVAERGERVVPVAALPTTDLPGSPGWLADFARLALTAGLRLLDLGVALEAHGQNLLVVLSASGAPLRLVYRDLADIRVSPARLARHGIPAPALTGRIVTDDVTTLRRKLFGSLVAGALAGTAGSQAVLREALGTAVRDLPRTPDLAALLEQPLPAKALTLMRLSPGTPGDQWTGLPNPLR is encoded by the coding sequence GTGCACCGTCCCCCCACCGCCGAGGCCGAGGTCGCCGCCGAGCTGGCCGTCGTACGCCCCGGTCTCGTGCCCCGGTACTCGGCCGGGCTGCCCGGCGCCCGCGCGGCCGTGCTGACCCGTCTCTGGCGTGCGCTGAGTCACGAACCGCTGCCCTGGGTCGCCGGCCGGGATCCCGGCCCGGAGGGACTCACCCTGCGTCTGGGGGACGGCCGCCGTCTGCACGGCCCGGCTCCGGACCCGTACGCCACGGCCGCGTACGTCACCGCCGTACGCCTGGACGAGGTGACGTACGACGATCCGGCGCGGCTGATGACCGATCTGGCCGTAGCGCACGGTACGGCCTTCGCCACCGAACTGGACCACAGTGTCGCCTCGTTGGCGCTGTCCCGGGCCGGGCAGGAGCCCCTCGCGGCGGCGTGGCCGGTGACGGACTGGGAGTGGGAGCAGCGGGTGGTCGACGGGCATCCATACCATCCCAACTGCCGTTCCCGGCCCGGTTTCTCGGTGGCCGAGCAGCTCGCCTACGGGCCCGAGCACGGGCCGCTGGTGCGGCTGGGACTGCTGCCGGTGCCGGCGGGCGAGTGTCTGGTGACGGGCGTGTGGCCGTCCGAACTGCGGGACGGGGAGCGGATGTTGGTGCCGGTGCACCCGTGGCAGGAGGAGCATGTGCTCAAGCGGTCCTGCGAGCGCGGGGTCGCGGCGCATCCGCTGATGTCGCTGCGGACCCTCGCCCTGCCCGACGGACCGCACGTCAAGACCGCGCTGAGCGCCCGTCTGACGTCCTCGGTGCGGGACATCTCCGTCTACTCGATCTCCCTGTCGGCGACTCTCTCGGCGTTCGCGGAGACGCTCGCGGCCCGCCTGGACGGCCTGCTGCACTTCACCCGCACCGAGGGCGCGATCACGGCCGACTCCCCCGATCTGGCGGCCGTGCTGCGCGAGTCGCCGCAGATGTACGCGGTGGCGGAGCGCGGGGAGCGGGTCGTGCCGGTGGCCGCCCTCCCCACCACCGACCTCCCCGGCTCCCCCGGCTGGCTCGCCGATTTCGCACGGCTCGCCCTGACGGCCGGTCTGCGGCTGCTGGACCTGGGGGTGGCCCTGGAGGCGCACGGCCAGAACCTCCTCGTCGTGCTGTCCGCGTCGGGCGCCCCGCTGCGCCTGGTCTACCGCGACCTGGCCGACATCCGGGTGAGCCCGGCCCGGCTGGCCCGGCACGGCATCCCGGCGCCCGCACTCACCGGACGGATCGTCACCGACGACGTGACGACCCTGCGGCGCAAGCTGTTCGGGTCCCTGGTGGCCGGAGCGCTCGCCGGTACGGCGGGTTCGCAGGCGGTGCTGCGGGAGGCGCTGGGGACGGCCGTACGGGATCTGCCGCGCACGCCCGATCTCGCGGCGCTGCTCGAACAGCCGCTGCCGGCGAAGGCGTTGACGTTGATGCGGTTGTCGCCGGGGACGCCCGGGGACCAGTGGACCGGGCTGCCCAATCCACTGCGGTGA
- a CDS encoding IucA/IucC family protein, with amino-acid sequence MERVDPFPPPGPADAAPSDDVAARADAYAAAPLLNCLLREVAEPLPHTGEPGGPRVHRLPGGRLLRVRGDRRPGHPEVAVADGWRPVRHPELVKLVAETLVRHTGLSNPELPAEMTDSRDAVAALLTARARATPPEDPYLRSEQCLVTGHPHHPAPKARGGGPVAGWLPYAPEAHARFPLTLLGLREDAVVEDGDTSALDALGQAPPGYRLLPAHPWQLDLVDLAPAFADGRLIRLGTTGFDTWPTAAIRTMYAPEPDLFLKFSLDVRITNDVRRLWRHDLLKLRRTDAAATRALAAGPGAWLSDRGYRTADFAFEELAVLVRDGLREHVAPGTTPLLAAGLVEGFDGSPLDSTEDPAGWWEAYLGAVIPPALAAFADHGVVLEAHLQNTLVAVDAAGTPVQALFRDAEGVKLLPEVSRAAGWERLVYCLVVNHLLEVAATLAERHPGLDPWPAARRELSRHDLPETAALLASPTLPGKTNLLLRWTGADGADARYLPLPNPLALNGS; translated from the coding sequence GTGGAACGCGTGGATCCCTTCCCCCCGCCCGGCCCCGCCGACGCCGCCCCGAGCGACGACGTCGCGGCCCGCGCCGACGCCTACGCGGCGGCGCCCCTCCTGAACTGCCTGCTGCGGGAGGTCGCCGAACCCCTCCCGCACACCGGCGAACCCGGCGGCCCGCGCGTCCACCGGCTGCCGGGAGGCAGACTGCTGCGGGTGCGCGGGGACCGCAGGCCCGGCCACCCCGAGGTGGCCGTCGCGGACGGCTGGCGGCCCGTGCGCCATCCCGAGCTCGTCAAGCTCGTCGCCGAGACCTTGGTCCGGCACACCGGGCTGTCCAACCCCGAACTGCCGGCCGAGATGACCGACAGCCGGGACGCGGTGGCCGCCCTGCTCACCGCGCGCGCCCGGGCCACGCCCCCCGAGGACCCCTACCTGCGCTCCGAGCAGTGCCTCGTCACCGGCCACCCCCACCACCCCGCCCCCAAGGCCCGCGGCGGCGGCCCCGTGGCCGGCTGGCTGCCCTACGCCCCCGAGGCCCACGCCCGCTTCCCGCTGACGCTGCTCGGGCTGCGCGAGGACGCGGTCGTCGAGGACGGCGACACCTCGGCCCTGGACGCGCTCGGCCAGGCCCCGCCCGGCTACCGGCTGCTGCCCGCCCACCCCTGGCAGCTCGACCTGGTCGACCTCGCGCCCGCCTTCGCCGACGGCCGCCTGATCCGGCTCGGCACGACCGGCTTCGACACCTGGCCCACGGCCGCGATCCGCACGATGTACGCCCCCGAGCCCGACCTGTTCCTGAAGTTCAGCCTCGACGTGCGCATCACCAACGACGTCCGCCGCCTGTGGCGCCACGACCTGCTCAAGCTGCGCCGCACCGACGCGGCCGCCACCAGGGCCCTCGCCGCGGGTCCGGGGGCCTGGCTGAGCGACCGCGGCTACCGCACCGCGGACTTCGCCTTCGAGGAACTCGCCGTCCTCGTCCGCGACGGACTGCGCGAGCACGTGGCGCCCGGCACGACCCCGCTGCTGGCCGCCGGGCTGGTGGAGGGCTTCGACGGCAGCCCCCTCGACAGCACGGAGGACCCGGCGGGCTGGTGGGAGGCCTACTTGGGCGCGGTGATCCCGCCCGCTCTCGCGGCCTTCGCCGACCACGGCGTCGTACTCGAAGCACACCTTCAGAACACGCTGGTCGCGGTGGACGCGGCCGGGACGCCCGTGCAGGCGCTGTTCCGGGACGCCGAGGGCGTGAAGCTGCTGCCCGAGGTGTCCCGGGCGGCCGGGTGGGAGCGGCTGGTGTACTGCCTGGTCGTGAACCATCTGCTGGAGGTCGCCGCCACCCTCGCCGAGCGGCACCCCGGCCTCGACCCCTGGCCTGCCGCCCGCCGTGAACTGTCCCGGCACGACCTGCCCGAGACCGCCGCCCTGCTCGCCTCACCGACCCTCCCCGGCAAGACCAACCTGCTGCTGCGCTGGACCGGCGCGGACGGGGCGGACGCGCGCTATCTGCCGTTGCCCAACCCCCTGGCCCTCAACGGGTCATAG